One window of Candidatus Tiamatella incendiivivens genomic DNA carries:
- a CDS encoding class I SAM-dependent methyltransferase family protein: MTPGRRLIEEVIDELGVDREVIWPRLEIVGDIAVLRKPITIELNPKITETYKKIARRIQDRIPSINSIWLACTPVSEVSKTRKYILLAGANKSETVHREFGCKFKLDLRKVYFSPRLNFEHGWFANFVEKDDYILNMFAGIGFFSIIPACRKGALSVAIDLNPYAYKYLLENIALNNVENKVYAWHGDSGIITTILSQYEKFTHVIMPYPEKALSYLPVAINAVEKCGYLHIYLHTDIPRENHLQIVGKLVSDKLNKYSKRTHEVIRIRQVRTVGPRYGQYVVTVKLC, from the coding sequence ATGACGCCAGGAAGAAGGCTAATAGAAGAGGTAATTGACGAGTTAGGGGTTGACAGGGAGGTTATCTGGCCACGCCTAGAAATAGTTGGCGATATCGCTGTTTTACGTAAACCAATAACAATAGAGTTGAACCCAAAAATAACTGAGACTTACAAGAAAATAGCTCGCCGTATACAAGATCGAATACCAAGTATTAACAGTATATGGCTAGCATGTACTCCTGTGTCAGAAGTAAGTAAAACACGCAAGTATATTTTGTTGGCTGGAGCCAATAAAAGCGAAACCGTGCATAGAGAGTTTGGGTGTAAATTCAAACTAGATCTAAGGAAAGTGTATTTTTCTCCGAGACTCAACTTCGAACACGGCTGGTTTGCTAATTTTGTAGAAAAAGACGATTACATACTAAATATGTTCGCTGGAATAGGGTTCTTCTCTATAATACCAGCTTGCAGGAAAGGGGCACTAAGCGTTGCAATAGACTTGAACCCATATGCCTACAAATATTTACTCGAGAACATTGCACTAAATAATGTAGAAAATAAAGTATATGCATGGCACGGCGATTCTGGTATTATTACAACGATCTTATCACAATACGAGAAATTCACCCATGTAATAATGCCCTACCCGGAAAAAGCTTTGTCATATCTGCCGGTAGCCATTAACGCTGTGGAGAAATGCGGCTATCTACATATATACCTTCATACTGATATACCGAGAGAAAACCACCTGCAGATCGTTGGCAAGCTAGTTTCAGACAAGTTAAATAAATACAGTAAAAGAACCCATGAAGTCATTAGAATACGGCAAGTCAGAACGGTAGGACCAAGATATGGGCAATATGTCGTTACGGTGAAACTATGTTGA
- a CDS encoding FAD-dependent oxidoreductase — protein sequence MKVAIIGGGAAGMAAASRAKRLLKDSTVTVFEKTQWVSFALCGIPYYVGCITPRLEDLMYYPLEVFINKRGIDVRIKHEVLDIDVNRKTLTYKDPEGNVNDYEWDYLVIAPGAKSLAPKIFPEINDLSNVSYITHLNDAYRIRNHVTALRKGDIINIVGSGYVGLELAHTLTEAGFKIRIIEMMKQVLPKSIDSEMAELVSSTLASKGVEVVLGEKTVGFGESNGYVTVITEKGEYKGKYAIVGVGIRPNTALAEKIGVKIGETGAVWTDNHMMTSIKNVYAIGDAVEAINLVTGKPDWFPFAQVANKMGYIAGSNIGGKDAVFLGATGTSTLKTFDLTIARTGLTESMARQLGFNAVSAKLDARSKAHYIPGGKKFSLKVIADGNTGKLLGAQAVGFDESVFWRINIIATLLERGGTVWDLFHTDIGYAPVLNPTWDALIIAARLLMRELGESPKKA from the coding sequence GTGAAAGTAGCTATTATAGGTGGTGGAGCAGCTGGAATGGCGGCTGCTTCAAGGGCTAAAAGACTCTTAAAGGACTCAACCGTCACGGTCTTCGAGAAGACTCAATGGGTCAGTTTTGCACTATGCGGTATACCGTACTATGTGGGGTGTATTACTCCTCGCTTAGAGGACTTGATGTATTACCCACTAGAAGTATTCATAAACAAGAGAGGGATAGATGTAAGAATAAAACATGAAGTCCTAGACATAGATGTGAACAGGAAAACACTAACATACAAAGACCCGGAAGGAAATGTTAATGATTATGAGTGGGATTATCTAGTCATAGCGCCCGGGGCCAAATCATTAGCGCCAAAAATATTCCCTGAAATAAATGATCTTTCAAATGTCTCGTATATCACGCATCTAAATGACGCTTATAGAATAAGAAACCATGTGACAGCTCTTCGTAAAGGAGACATTATTAACATTGTAGGAAGCGGGTATGTTGGCTTGGAACTTGCTCACACGCTTACAGAAGCCGGCTTCAAAATCAGGATCATAGAAATGATGAAGCAAGTTCTACCTAAAAGCATTGATTCCGAAATGGCTGAATTGGTGAGTAGCACACTTGCATCTAAAGGTGTAGAGGTTGTCTTAGGGGAAAAAACAGTAGGATTTGGGGAATCAAACGGTTATGTTACTGTTATAACAGAGAAAGGCGAATATAAAGGTAAGTATGCTATTGTAGGTGTAGGAATAAGGCCTAACACAGCATTAGCTGAGAAGATAGGGGTAAAAATAGGCGAAACCGGTGCTGTCTGGACTGATAACCATATGATGACCAGTATTAAAAACGTTTACGCTATAGGTGACGCGGTGGAGGCAATCAACCTAGTAACAGGGAAGCCGGACTGGTTCCCGTTTGCACAAGTAGCTAACAAGATGGGGTATATTGCAGGGTCAAATATAGGTGGAAAAGACGCTGTTTTCCTAGGAGCCACCGGTACAAGTACGTTGAAAACATTTGATCTTACTATAGCTAGAACAGGCCTGACAGAGTCGATGGCAAGACAACTAGGCTTTAATGCAGTCTCAGCAAAACTAGATGCTAGGTCTAAAGCCCACTACATCCCTGGAGGAAAGAAGTTCTCGTTAAAAGTAATAGCCGACGGGAACACTGGTAAGTTACTAGGTGCCCAAGCAGTCGGGTTCGACGAGTCCGTCTTCTGGCGTATAAATATAATAGCAACTCTCCTTGAGAGAGGAGGTACGGTATGGGACTTATTCCACACGGATATAGGATACGCTCCTGTACTCAATCCGACGTGGGATGCACTTATTATTGCAGCTAGATTACTAATGAGGGAACTGGGTGAAAGCCCCAAGAAAGCTTAG
- a CDS encoding CTP-dependent riboflavin kinase, whose translation MGDSTRKVVRPVVVKGIIFSGLGEGEFYVNLYARSFRRALGVIPFPGTLNIRVIDEDVERLNNHLKKVDPVVILPPSISGLRLGKVYLFKASLFDIEVYIVRPEYTVYKGDVIEIISQEHLRRKYGLKDGDVVDIVI comes from the coding sequence TTGGGGGATTCTACTAGGAAAGTGGTCAGACCTGTTGTAGTTAAAGGGATAATATTCAGCGGTTTAGGTGAGGGAGAATTTTATGTGAATCTGTATGCTAGGAGTTTTAGAAGGGCTTTAGGGGTTATTCCCTTCCCTGGAACGCTTAATATTAGAGTAATCGACGAAGATGTCGAGAGATTGAATAATCATCTAAAGAAGGTTGATCCTGTAGTAATTCTTCCCCCGTCCATTTCAGGTCTAAGATTAGGTAAAGTGTACTTGTTTAAGGCTTCTTTATTCGATATAGAGGTCTATATAGTTAGACCAGAGTATACGGTGTATAAAGGAGATGTAATTGAGATAATTTCACAAGAACATTTGAGAAGAAAATATGGGTTAAAGGATGGAGATGTAGTTGACATAGTAATCTAA